In a genomic window of Nothobranchius furzeri strain GRZ-AD chromosome 14, NfurGRZ-RIMD1, whole genome shotgun sequence:
- the myl1 gene encoding myosin light chain 1, skeletal muscle isoform, with translation MAPKKDPKAPAKKAEPAPAPAPAPEPAPAPAKAPAIDLSAVKIEFSADQVDDYREAFGLFDRVGDNKVAYNQIADIMRALGQNPTNKEVNKLLGMPTAEDMANKRIEFETFLPMLQTIINSPNKAGFEDYVEGLRVFDKEGNGTVMGAELRIVLSTLGEKMSEAEIEALMVGQEDENGCINYEAFVKHIMSV, from the exons ATGGCACCAAAGAAGGACCCTAAAGCTCCAGCCAAGAAGGCCGAGCCCGCACCCGCACCCGCACCGGCACCAGAACCAGCGCCTGCTCCAGCTAAGGCTCCTGCCATCGACCTGTCAGCCGTCAAG ATAGAATTCAGCGCAGACCAGGTTGACG ACTACAGAGAGGCCTTCGGTCTGTTTGACAGGGTGGGTGACAACAAGGTGGCTTACAACCAGATCGCCGACATCATGCGCGCTCTGGGACAGAATCCCACCAACAAGGAGGTGAACAAACTGCTGGGGATGCCCACTGCTGAGG ACATGGCCAACAAGAGAATAGAGTTTGAGACCTTCCTGCCAATGCTCCAGACCATCATCAACAGCCCGAACAAAGCTGGGTTTGAGGACTACGTTGAGGGTCTGCGTGTCTTTGACAAAGAGGGCAACGGCACAGTGATGGGCGCTGAGCTCCGTATtgtcctgtcaacactgg GAGAGAAGATGAGTGAGGCTGAGATCGAAGCTCTCATGGTAGGACAGGAGGATGAGAATGGCTGCATCAACTATGAGG CCTTTGTCAAGCACATCATGTCTGTGTAA